In the genome of Deinococcus misasensis DSM 22328, one region contains:
- a CDS encoding GNAT family N-acetyltransferase, with amino-acid sequence MEVKTVTRADAPLFRHYQLTDDDRRFTAHPRDTLDDFSIDPERRHYAVVLEDQPEKPIGFFVLHGGETIKSFAYSDHSVLFRAFSIDHREQGKGYGKAAMLQALEVAKRDYPEATEMVLAVNNGNHKAQSLYEKLGYLDQGRTRMGPHGPQLLYYYPLKEPRAEG; translated from the coding sequence ATGGAAGTGAAAACCGTGACCCGAGCAGACGCCCCTCTGTTCAGACACTACCAATTGACAGACGATGACCGGCGTTTTACGGCCCACCCCAGAGACACCCTCGACGACTTCTCCATCGACCCTGAACGCAGGCACTATGCGGTGGTTCTGGAAGACCAGCCAGAGAAACCCATCGGTTTTTTTGTGCTGCACGGTGGAGAAACCATCAAATCCTTTGCCTACAGTGACCACAGCGTGCTGTTCCGGGCATTCTCCATTGACCACCGTGAACAGGGCAAAGGATACGGCAAAGCCGCCATGCTGCAAGCTCTGGAGGTGGCCAAACGGGATTATCCGGAAGCCACTGAAATGGTTCTGGCGGTCAACAACGGCAACCACAAAGCCCAGAGCCTCTACGAGAAACTCGGGTATCTGGATCAGGGTCGGACGCGGATGGGACCGCATGGACCGCAATTGTTGTATTACTACCCTCTGAAAGAGCCGAGAGCCGAGGGCTGA
- a CDS encoding ABC transporter permease subunit encodes MLKADRPAPVSSTATDRRAWVPYLFIAPFFVFFALFWMFPFLFTVFSALTNWAGVDNLNPVRFTGWSNFDYYLQDERFLGALRRSFTGALQTSLWQHLFAIPLAFLLTVGFKRWKSWVSAIYFLPYITAPLAIFFLYRSFNEQLVQFSVQMAETITRIPVVGVHLQSWVFQNIFTLLNILPDIWQYIGWNVLLYLMIMSTIPKSLFEASRLDGITLWQQLRFIVFPLIRPMVFFALSMSFLQQLGFFDTQGSSISSFIQRTSAFNGDFGGGSAMNLMLFGCMMLFIGVAYLLFGRGASSIELSWQMEGKAKDHPFKPYARVILGMFLLLGCVLSIVPFLQTFFWATQTDGEFYRVPPLFGVGSNTAANFQDLKDNIPLLRSLWNTLYLAGVATLGTLLVSNLAGYAFAHHQFKYKNLLFAVVMFSMLFPPTVNAIPTAILMNTLGWAGDPRSLWVPALVSGFSVFLMRQYIQASIPKETLEAARVDGAGEWMIFWRIIFPLSAPVLTVLALILFANHWNSFSLALATFRNTEEYVIQQAVRSLERMDGTHKGTLYMGISISTLFPLALYILSLKSLMLFTGGDLRSRVPKFASTPEDEAGQEETSQKGGPG; translated from the coding sequence ATGCTGAAAGCAGACCGTCCAGCCCCCGTTTCTTCCACTGCCACAGACAGGCGGGCATGGGTGCCTTACCTGTTCATCGCACCCTTTTTTGTGTTTTTTGCCCTGTTCTGGATGTTTCCTTTCCTGTTCACGGTGTTCAGTGCCCTCACCAACTGGGCCGGAGTGGACAACCTCAACCCGGTGCGGTTCACCGGATGGTCCAATTTCGATTACTACCTGCAAGACGAACGGTTTCTGGGTGCTTTAAGGCGCTCTTTCACAGGTGCCCTGCAAACCTCACTCTGGCAGCATCTGTTTGCCATTCCTCTGGCCTTTTTGCTCACGGTGGGCTTCAAGCGCTGGAAAAGCTGGGTCAGTGCCATCTACTTCCTGCCCTACATCACGGCCCCTCTGGCGATTTTCTTTCTGTACCGCAGTTTCAATGAACAACTGGTGCAGTTCAGTGTGCAGATGGCCGAAACCATCACCCGCATTCCAGTGGTGGGGGTGCACTTGCAAAGCTGGGTGTTTCAGAACATTTTCACCCTGCTGAACATCCTTCCGGACATCTGGCAGTACATCGGCTGGAATGTGCTGCTGTACCTGATGATCATGAGCACCATCCCCAAAAGCCTCTTTGAAGCCTCCAGACTGGACGGCATCACCCTCTGGCAGCAACTGCGTTTCATTGTGTTTCCCTTGATCCGCCCGATGGTGTTCTTCGCCCTGAGCATGAGTTTCTTGCAGCAACTGGGCTTTTTTGACACGCAGGGGTCCAGCATCAGTTCGTTCATCCAGAGGACCAGTGCCTTCAACGGCGATTTTGGGGGCGGTTCGGCCATGAACCTGATGCTCTTTGGCTGCATGATGCTGTTCATTGGGGTGGCTTACCTGCTGTTTGGCAGAGGGGCCAGCAGCATCGAACTCTCGTGGCAGATGGAAGGCAAAGCCAAAGACCATCCCTTCAAACCTTATGCCAGAGTGATCCTCGGGATGTTCTTGCTGCTGGGATGTGTGCTGTCCATCGTGCCTTTCCTGCAAACCTTCTTCTGGGCCACCCAGACCGATGGGGAATTTTACCGCGTGCCTCCACTGTTCGGGGTGGGAAGCAACACCGCAGCCAACTTTCAGGACCTGAAAGACAACATCCCCTTGCTGCGAAGCCTCTGGAACACCCTTTATCTGGCAGGGGTTGCCACACTGGGCACCTTGCTGGTCAGCAACCTTGCGGGCTACGCTTTTGCCCACCACCAATTCAAATACAAGAACCTGCTTTTTGCCGTGGTGATGTTCAGCATGCTGTTTCCGCCCACGGTGAATGCCATCCCCACCGCCATCCTGATGAACACCCTCGGATGGGCCGGAGATCCCCGTTCCCTGTGGGTGCCCGCTCTGGTCAGTGGCTTCAGTGTGTTCCTGATGCGCCAGTACATTCAGGCCAGCATCCCCAAAGAAACCCTTGAGGCCGCCAGAGTGGATGGTGCCGGAGAATGGATGATCTTCTGGCGCATCATCTTCCCCCTCAGTGCCCCTGTGCTGACTGTGCTGGCCCTGATCCTGTTCGCCAACCACTGGAACAGCTTTTCGCTGGCCCTCGCCACCTTCCGCAACACCGAAGAATACGTGATCCAACAGGCCGTGCGCAGCCTGGAGCGCATGGACGGAACCCACAAAGGGACGCTCTACATGGGCATCAGCATCTCCACGCTGTTTCCTCTGGCCCTGTACATCCTGAGCCTGAAAAGCCTGATGCTGTTCACCGGGGGCGATTTGCGAAGCCGGGTTCCCAAATTTGCCAGCACACCCGAAGATGAAGCAGGGCAGGAGGAGACTTCACAAAAAGGGGGTCCGGGGTGA
- a CDS encoding HD-GYP domain-containing protein, which produces MLELSELNSTFRFLPPMDFDGCTPWLTLMGFWSTEEVRHAEGVARWSVKIAAELGWSALQCEELRQAALLHDIGKMALPQSIIFKNGPLTPEEARLMRQHTLFGMQVLGCVQSPVFAMAAQVAMTHHERFDGTGYPLAVAGKNIPLAGRIVAVADVFDALTRERTYKQAWNVQDAIRHIENESGKQFDPEVVQAFLKACMTEYPLA; this is translated from the coding sequence ATGTTGGAATTGTCAGAATTGAACAGCACGTTTCGTTTCCTCCCCCCCATGGACTTCGATGGGTGCACCCCCTGGCTCACCTTGATGGGCTTCTGGAGCACCGAAGAAGTCAGGCACGCCGAAGGTGTGGCCCGCTGGTCGGTCAAAATTGCTGCAGAACTGGGCTGGTCTGCCCTGCAATGCGAAGAACTGCGTCAGGCAGCCCTGCTGCACGACATTGGCAAAATGGCCCTGCCCCAGAGCATCATCTTCAAAAACGGTCCCCTGACACCTGAAGAAGCCCGCCTGATGCGCCAGCACACCCTGTTTGGCATGCAGGTGCTGGGATGCGTGCAAAGTCCGGTGTTCGCCATGGCTGCACAGGTCGCCATGACCCACCACGAGCGCTTCGATGGCACAGGGTATCCTCTGGCTGTGGCAGGCAAGAACATTCCTCTGGCAGGCCGCATTGTGGCTGTGGCCGATGTGTTCGACGCCCTGACCCGCGAACGCACCTACAAACAGGCATGGAACGTGCAAGATGCCATCCGACACATTGAAAACGAATCTGGAAAACAATTTGATCCAGAGGTGGTGCAGGCCTTCCTGAAAGCCTGCATGACCGAATACCCTCTGGCCTGA
- a CDS encoding RNA-guided endonuclease InsQ/TnpB family protein codes for MKLTLTAKLKLCHSREQKTLLDQVTLAYRDALNYTSQKAFEMEKTSNAAKIQKEVYATLRQRFKLGAQMACSVPRYVGATYKTLWTKVKQSQVARELNPKARRYKGLDNAPKFVSRTLSYQYQRDYSFKKGQQVSIMTLQGRLVLAYEGQAKHLESITNGAEMGTGKLWYNKAKKQYYLLVPLTIDLPDPDPSTHKQVVGVDVGMRYFATASSTSGKTLFKSGKATLRKAERFAKARKSLQQKGTRSAMRRLVMLSGRERRFIADTNSSLAAQILKTFPQAFIGVEALTGIRDRIERRSRPNSSEKQRKANRRRTRWSYAELLGFLAYKAPLRGSMVVKVDAHYTSQTCPRCGHCSRGNRPEKGLMFGCESCGYQLHADLVGARNVGLRALLVRQDWASTGCLSCIPDVSDIETKVERLKRYSELRWSPDASQRL; via the coding sequence GTGAAGTTGACGCTGACTGCCAAACTGAAGTTGTGCCACAGCAGGGAACAGAAAACCCTGTTGGATCAGGTGACTTTGGCTTATCGGGATGCGCTCAACTACACCTCCCAAAAGGCCTTCGAGATGGAGAAAACCTCCAATGCCGCCAAAATCCAAAAAGAAGTGTACGCAACCTTGAGGCAACGCTTCAAACTGGGTGCCCAAATGGCCTGCTCGGTTCCCCGTTACGTTGGAGCCACCTACAAGACCCTCTGGACCAAAGTCAAACAGAGTCAAGTCGCGCGTGAACTCAACCCCAAAGCCAGACGGTACAAGGGATTGGACAACGCGCCCAAGTTTGTTTCCCGCACCCTCAGCTACCAGTACCAGCGTGATTACTCATTCAAGAAAGGCCAGCAGGTCAGCATCATGACCTTGCAAGGCCGCCTGGTCCTCGCCTACGAAGGCCAGGCCAAACACCTTGAGTCCATCACCAACGGTGCTGAAATGGGAACGGGAAAACTCTGGTACAACAAAGCCAAAAAGCAGTATTACCTGCTGGTTCCCCTGACCATTGATCTGCCTGACCCTGACCCCTCCACCCACAAGCAGGTGGTGGGGGTGGACGTGGGCATGCGCTACTTCGCCACGGCATCGAGTACCTCTGGAAAAACCCTCTTCAAGTCGGGCAAAGCAACCCTGCGCAAAGCGGAGAGATTCGCTAAAGCCCGCAAAAGTCTTCAGCAAAAAGGCACCCGTTCCGCCATGCGCCGTCTGGTGATGTTGTCGGGAAGGGAAAGACGGTTTATTGCTGACACCAACAGTTCTCTCGCCGCTCAAATCCTCAAGACCTTCCCCCAAGCTTTCATTGGAGTTGAAGCACTGACTGGAATCCGTGATCGCATCGAAAGACGCTCCAGACCCAACAGTTCTGAAAAGCAAAGAAAGGCCAACCGGAGACGTACAAGGTGGAGTTACGCTGAGTTGCTGGGCTTCTTGGCGTACAAAGCTCCATTGCGTGGGTCGATGGTGGTGAAAGTGGATGCCCATTACACCAGTCAAACCTGCCCGAGATGTGGACATTGCTCTCGGGGCAACAGGCCTGAGAAGGGCTTGATGTTTGGGTGTGAGAGTTGCGGGTATCAACTGCATGCGGATCTGGTGGGGGCAAGGAACGTAGGACTGAGGGCATTGCTGGTCCGGCAAGACTGGGCCAGTACGGGGTGTTTGTCATGCATCCCTGATGTGTCGGACATTGAGACCAAAGTCGAGCGCCTGAAAAGGTACTCGGAGTTGCGGTGGAGTCCAGATGCAAGCCAACGGCTTTAG
- a CDS encoding 5-formyltetrahydrofolate cyclo-ligase, whose protein sequence is MHSMPSQGSAKQDWRKWARSTRKATPDVSDDIIQHLAQWIYDQDIQHVLTYKAFGSEISLERLPKLLPDVSFYVPKAETEPEPHMTIHPWETATLRHALGMLQPPPGTPEEDPSVLQLVLIPGLAFDHQGYRLGYGMGHYDRFLSGLSRDCKLVGVTSDALLVKKLPHEQHDLPVQWIVTEYGLTETNSGF, encoded by the coding sequence ATGCACAGCATGCCCTCACAGGGATCGGCCAAGCAGGACTGGCGCAAATGGGCCAGAAGCACCCGCAAGGCCACACCCGATGTTTCCGACGACATCATCCAGCACCTCGCCCAGTGGATTTACGATCAGGACATCCAGCATGTCTTGACCTACAAGGCGTTTGGCAGCGAAATCAGCCTTGAACGCCTGCCCAAACTGCTCCCTGATGTGAGCTTCTATGTCCCCAAAGCCGAAACCGAACCCGAGCCCCACATGACCATCCACCCATGGGAAACCGCGACCCTGCGCCATGCCCTCGGGATGTTGCAACCCCCACCCGGCACCCCCGAGGAGGACCCTTCGGTGCTGCAACTGGTCCTGATTCCCGGTCTGGCCTTCGACCACCAAGGCTACCGTCTGGGCTACGGGATGGGCCACTACGACCGTTTCCTCTCTGGGCTCTCCAGAGACTGCAAACTGGTCGGTGTCACCTCCGACGCCTTGCTGGTCAAGAAGTTGCCCCACGAGCAGCACGATCTGCCCGTTCAATGGATCGTCACGGAGTATGGCCTCACGGAGACCAACTCGGGGTTTTAA
- a CDS encoding EamA family transporter, with protein sequence MILSGTLRKPTNLVPLALVAVYLIWGSTYYAVHLTLESFPPFLQGGVRFTLAGLLMVGITLLQGKAIPSRKQLWNAFVASIFLVVIGHMLLVYAQQWATSSMTALAAATIPFWSTLWGLTRKQKPNRNDLMGLGLGFAGIVFLNLEQPMAATPLGLICLFIAPVVWAYGSIWLKGKDTPETFTLNSYMMLFAGLQNFAISLLLGEHMLKMPTLHTWGALGFLVVFGSMIAYTASAYLIQNTRPAIATSFAYVNPVIALLLGGLLAGESLPLKGWLAVGLIIGAVALVVLKPFKRGS encoded by the coding sequence ATGATCCTTTCGGGCACCCTGCGAAAACCCACCAACCTTGTTCCACTTGCCCTTGTGGCGGTGTACCTGATCTGGGGCAGCACCTATTACGCGGTGCATCTCACGCTGGAAAGTTTTCCGCCTTTTCTGCAAGGCGGGGTGCGGTTCACCCTTGCGGGTTTGTTGATGGTGGGCATCACTTTGCTGCAAGGCAAAGCCATTCCCAGCAGAAAACAACTGTGGAATGCCTTCGTGGCCAGCATTTTTCTGGTGGTGATCGGACACATGCTGCTGGTTTACGCCCAGCAGTGGGCCACCAGCAGCATGACCGCTCTGGCGGCGGCAACCATCCCCTTCTGGAGCACCCTCTGGGGCCTCACCCGCAAGCAGAAACCCAACCGGAATGACCTGATGGGACTCGGGCTCGGGTTTGCAGGCATCGTGTTCCTGAATCTGGAGCAGCCCATGGCCGCCACCCCTCTGGGCCTGATCTGCCTGTTCATCGCTCCGGTGGTCTGGGCTTACGGCAGCATCTGGCTCAAAGGCAAAGACACCCCCGAGACCTTCACCCTCAACAGCTACATGATGCTGTTTGCTGGGCTGCAAAACTTTGCCATCAGCCTCCTCCTTGGTGAACACATGCTGAAAATGCCCACCCTGCACACATGGGGGGCTCTGGGTTTCCTGGTGGTGTTCGGCAGCATGATTGCTTACACCGCGAGTGCTTACCTGATTCAGAACACCCGTCCTGCCATTGCCACCAGTTTTGCTTACGTGAACCCGGTGATTGCCTTGCTGCTTGGGGGTTTGCTGGCCGGAGAAAGCCTCCCCCTCAAAGGCTGGTTGGCTGTGGGTCTGATCATCGGTGCTGTGGCTCTGGTGGTGCTCAAACCTTTTAAAAGAGGTTCCTGA
- a CDS encoding AEC family transporter, giving the protein MTTLMQTLPMILIFLIGLVMRRNNILSVRDGEALLKLVFNVTAPALFIASISELHIGHDLLLLPVLSVVMFFGIYLIALGTGKLLKLPRASFGTFLLGASIMNIGFVLPFFVAVYGIKEAGRISFLDLGNALVVFTFGYALAARMGQHEVQQKMHSKILKSPPIIAIFVGLLLNVLHIPVPEPIMNTCNMLGMATLPLGMLSLGMFFNPRLSNLPVTFMAVFIRMLLGFGLGYLMVQALGLTGINRTMLLLAASAPAGTNTLTFSVLEKLDTELASSIVSLSIFLGLMVAPLILMLGQ; this is encoded by the coding sequence ATGACCACCCTGATGCAAACCCTTCCCATGATCCTGATCTTCCTGATCGGTCTGGTCATGCGGCGCAACAACATCCTGTCCGTCAGGGATGGTGAGGCCCTGCTGAAACTGGTGTTCAACGTGACGGCCCCGGCCCTGTTCATTGCCTCCATCAGCGAACTTCACATCGGTCACGACCTGCTGCTTTTGCCCGTCCTGTCGGTGGTGATGTTTTTCGGGATATACCTGATTGCTCTGGGAACCGGGAAACTGCTCAAATTGCCCAGAGCTTCATTTGGCACGTTCCTGTTGGGTGCATCCATCATGAACATCGGCTTTGTGCTGCCTTTCTTTGTGGCGGTGTATGGCATCAAAGAAGCAGGCCGAATTTCTTTTCTGGACCTCGGAAACGCTCTGGTGGTGTTCACTTTTGGGTATGCTCTGGCTGCCAGAATGGGCCAGCACGAAGTCCAGCAGAAGATGCACAGCAAGATTTTGAAATCTCCGCCGATCATTGCCATTTTTGTGGGTTTGCTGCTGAATGTCCTGCACATCCCTGTTCCAGAGCCGATCATGAACACCTGCAACATGCTGGGCATGGCCACCCTGCCCCTTGGGATGCTGTCTCTGGGGATGTTCTTCAATCCACGCCTCAGCAACCTGCCTGTGACCTTCATGGCGGTTTTCATTCGGATGCTGCTGGGTTTCGGGCTGGGCTACCTGATGGTGCAGGCTCTGGGCCTGACCGGGATCAACCGGACCATGCTGTTGTTGGCTGCAAGCGCACCCGCAGGCACCAACACCCTGACCTTCTCGGTGTTGGAAAAACTGGACACCGAACTGGCCTCCAGCATCGTGTCCCTGTCCATTTTTCTGGGTTTGATGGTGGCCCCACTGATTTTGATGCTCGGGCAGTGA
- a CDS encoding dienelactone hydrolase family protein — MRQIMVSATLISALLASCSSTNALPQASVQPQNVTVQVKDVSFQGPSWKGQNITLTGKLYLPGNVAPSQPLPAVVMMHGCSGIWSRKDGKLVTDANGNYVVGSLFTAWGKRLASNGYVALLVDSFTPRNNLDGVCDLDPSVTGISEVTDRPLDAYAGYTFLQNTYGNWVNVQKVGLLGWSNGASATLSALASNTWNSTAFKAGVAFYPGCGLYGSYGGVAQSTYVPYAPLRIWHGSIDPLYLGDSKASYPCTQRVDRAKLLSPNVDFSMTVHSGAQHSFDQAKTTESKWTQADFDAQTAADAATLNFFNGKLK, encoded by the coding sequence ATGCGTCAAATCATGGTTTCTGCCACCCTCATTTCTGCCCTGCTGGCTTCTTGCTCCAGCACCAATGCATTGCCACAGGCCAGTGTTCAGCCCCAGAACGTCACCGTTCAGGTCAAAGACGTGTCTTTTCAGGGTCCTTCCTGGAAAGGTCAAAACATCACCCTGACCGGCAAGCTGTACCTCCCCGGCAATGTGGCCCCTTCCCAGCCCCTGCCTGCTGTGGTGATGATGCACGGCTGCAGCGGCATCTGGTCCCGCAAAGACGGCAAACTGGTGACCGACGCCAATGGAAATTACGTGGTAGGCAGCCTGTTCACTGCATGGGGCAAACGTCTGGCCAGCAATGGATACGTGGCCCTGCTGGTGGACAGTTTCACCCCCAGAAACAACCTCGATGGGGTGTGCGACCTTGACCCGAGCGTGACCGGCATCTCTGAAGTGACCGACCGTCCTCTGGACGCTTACGCCGGGTACACCTTCTTGCAAAACACCTACGGCAACTGGGTCAACGTGCAAAAAGTGGGCTTGCTGGGATGGTCCAACGGTGCTTCTGCCACACTGTCTGCTCTGGCCAGCAACACCTGGAACAGCACAGCTTTCAAGGCCGGGGTGGCCTTCTATCCCGGATGTGGCCTGTACGGATCTTACGGAGGGGTGGCGCAGAGCACCTACGTGCCTTACGCTCCCTTGCGCATCTGGCACGGATCCATCGACCCTCTGTATCTGGGCGACAGCAAAGCCAGTTACCCCTGCACCCAGAGGGTGGACCGGGCCAAACTGCTGAGCCCCAATGTGGATTTCTCCATGACCGTCCACTCTGGAGCACAGCACAGCTTTGATCAGGCCAAAACCACCGAAAGCAAGTGGACACAGGCGGATTTTGATGCCCAGACGGCTGCAGATGCTGCCACCTTGAATTTTTTCAATGGCAAATTGAAATGA
- a CDS encoding Lrp/AsnC family transcriptional regulator, with amino-acid sequence MAENVSTLDPIDLKIVRELHQNARITFTELGKRVGLSTAAVTERVRRLEASEVIRGYRVEVDPKKLGFDLEVLIRMQAPGERWSAINRLLRGHSEVLECWNVTGSDSYIFRVMLRNTEHLQKLLGNLSMHGTLNTSLVLEKSVEHGPVDHLIEQSKKQGS; translated from the coding sequence ATGGCCGAAAATGTTTCAACACTTGACCCGATTGACCTGAAAATTGTGCGTGAGTTGCACCAGAATGCCCGCATCACCTTCACCGAACTGGGGAAAAGGGTGGGGTTGTCCACGGCTGCCGTCACCGAAAGGGTGCGCAGACTGGAAGCCAGTGAAGTCATTCGGGGCTACCGTGTGGAGGTGGACCCCAAGAAACTCGGGTTTGATCTGGAGGTGCTGATCCGCATGCAGGCCCCCGGTGAACGCTGGTCGGCGATCAATCGGTTGCTGCGCGGGCACAGCGAGGTGCTGGAGTGCTGGAACGTGACCGGATCGGACTCTTACATTTTCCGGGTGATGCTCAGGAACACCGAGCACCTGCAAAAGTTGCTGGGCAACCTTTCGATGCATGGCACCCTGAACACCTCTCTGGTGCTGGAGAAATCTGTGGAGCATGGACCGGTGGACCACCTGATCGAACAAAGCAAAAAACAGGGATCCTGA
- a CDS encoding SIR2 family NAD-dependent protein deacylase: protein MAHIVVLTGAGISAESGLKTFRDLGGLWETHSVEDLASPAGFRKNPQLVLDFYNLRRKQALQAQPNAAHLALAQLEQKHRVSIITQNVDDLHERAGSSSVLHLHGELRKVRSTQDPNLIYDIQDIDPETHEIHVGSTCELGAQLRPHIVWFGEMVPEMENAAALCQTADFFLVVGTSLMVTPAATLIYHVPEKVRKCIIDPQIPEVPKVKNLYSIEEKATLGVPRLVEQLLR, encoded by the coding sequence ATGGCGCACATTGTTGTTTTGACCGGCGCAGGCATTTCCGCAGAATCGGGCCTCAAAACCTTCCGTGATCTCGGGGGGCTCTGGGAAACCCATTCTGTGGAAGACCTCGCCTCCCCTGCTGGATTTCGCAAAAACCCCCAATTGGTGCTGGATTTTTACAATTTACGACGCAAACAGGCCCTGCAAGCCCAGCCCAATGCTGCACACCTCGCTCTGGCCCAGTTGGAGCAAAAGCACCGGGTCAGCATCATCACCCAGAACGTGGACGACCTGCATGAACGGGCAGGCTCCAGCAGTGTGTTGCACCTGCACGGAGAGCTGCGCAAAGTGCGCTCCACACAGGATCCCAATCTGATTTACGACATTCAGGACATCGACCCTGAAACGCACGAAATCCATGTGGGCAGCACCTGTGAACTCGGGGCGCAACTCCGTCCACACATCGTCTGGTTTGGCGAGATGGTCCCAGAGATGGAAAATGCCGCTGCCCTGTGCCAGACTGCCGATTTCTTTCTGGTGGTCGGCACTTCCCTGATGGTCACTCCAGCAGCCACCCTGATTTACCACGTTCCTGAAAAGGTCCGCAAATGCATCATTGACCCACAGATTCCCGAAGTGCCCAAAGTCAAGAACCTGTACAGCATTGAGGAAAAGGCGACTCTGGGTGTACCAAGGCTGGTGGAACAACTTTTGAGGTGA
- a CDS encoding KTSC domain-containing protein: MKREPVTSSVIKSAGYDPRTRVLEIEFHNASVYRYYDLDAQGYQAFLEAPSKGTHLNEVIKVNCIYNEVTSGLETQDHPHLM; the protein is encoded by the coding sequence ATGAAACGTGAACCCGTGACCTCAAGCGTGATCAAAAGTGCAGGCTACGATCCCCGAACCCGAGTGCTGGAAATCGAATTCCACAATGCCAGTGTTTACAGGTATTACGATCTCGATGCACAGGGGTATCAGGCTTTTCTGGAGGCCCCATCCAAAGGCACCCACCTGAATGAAGTCATCAAAGTCAATTGCATCTACAATGAAGTCACCAGCGGTCTGGAAACACAAGATCATCCCCATTTGATGTAA
- a CDS encoding universal stress protein has product MTRILVPTDFSEGAHKALKLARELMPEAQIKLVHVFNPEVRSLPYQASLGIQANREDAEKHFQDEVLAQFEEAQRANMETEVVVGHPVEAIVESARLFGADYIFMGTHARKGLNLFFLGSVAQGVMQRTPVPVMVVPSHD; this is encoded by the coding sequence ATGACCCGGATTCTGGTTCCCACAGATTTTTCTGAAGGTGCCCACAAAGCCCTGAAACTTGCCCGAGAATTGATGCCCGAGGCCCAGATCAAACTGGTGCATGTGTTCAACCCCGAGGTGCGTTCTCTGCCCTATCAGGCTTCTCTGGGCATTCAGGCCAACCGTGAAGATGCGGAGAAGCACTTTCAGGACGAGGTGCTCGCTCAATTTGAAGAGGCCCAGAGGGCCAACATGGAAACCGAAGTGGTGGTCGGGCATCCTGTCGAGGCCATCGTGGAGAGTGCCAGACTGTTTGGTGCCGATTACATCTTCATGGGCACCCATGCCCGCAAAGGATTGAATTTGTTTTTTCTGGGCAGCGTGGCACAGGGTGTGATGCAAAGAACCCCGGTTCCTGTGATGGTGGTTCCCAGCCACGATTGA